The genomic region CTTGTGCGCCGCGACGGTGGTGGTGGCGCCGACGGGCTCGGAGAAGATCACGCGCCCGGTGGCCAGCTCGTAGTACGCGCCCACCACCTTGAGGTGGCCGGCGGCCGACGCGCCGCGCAGGATCGAGCTGCCCGTGAGCGCGTCGTTGATCACCTGCTCGACGTTGGCCAGGATGAGCGTCCGGAGGTCGTGCTGCTCCTCGGGCGTCCGCTGGATGCCGGCGCGGATGTGCGTGACGAGGTAGTCGAGGTTCGGTCCCTCGCCGTGCTCGGCCTGCGAGGCCGCGGTCACGGCGCCGCACGACTCGTGGCCCATCACCACGAGCAGCGGGATGTGCAGGTGCTCGGCGCCGTATTCGAGGCTGGCGGCGACGGAGTGGTCCATCACCTCACCGGCCGACCGGATGACGAACAGCTCGCCGAGGCCGGCGTTGAAGATGTACTCGGGCGGCACGCGCGAGTCGGCGCAGGAGAGCACCATCGCGAACGGGTGCTGGCCCTGCGTGAGCGGCTGCCGGGCACCCTGTCCGAGCGGCACCTCGGCGTTGGCCCCCTTCACGAACCGCTCGTTGCCCGCCCGAAGCCGGACGAGCGGGTCGGCGCCCTCGGAGGCGGGCGCGGTCGAGACGAGCGACGTGGCCGCGACGAGCGCGACGGCCGACAGGCTCACGCGCGTGAGCCCCTGGGTCCGGAAGGAGCGGGTCTGCATGGGCAGGCAATCGGCCACGCGCCGCCGAACTTCAGTTGGCGCGTTTCGGCACAGGCGCGCACGATTTGGACTGAGGGCCGGCGCCGGCCTCTCGCGCTATCATCCACAACGCGCGCGTGAGACGTGCGCCGGAGGATGGACATGCGTCGAGTCCTGATGGGCGTGGCAGTCGTGGCGGCCGTGGCCGTGAGCGGGGCGTGCGGCAAGTCGCCGGAGGAAAAGGCGGCCGATGCGCTGCAGCAGGCGGCCGAGTCGGCGGCGAAGGCCGGCGAGGAGATGGCCAAGGCCGGCGCGGCCGCGGCGGGCACGGCCTCGGAAGCCGCGGCCGGCGAAGCCGGCAAGGGCATGGAGGACTTCGCCAAGGCCATGCAGGGCATGGCGGCGGCCCTCGGCGGCAACAACGGCAAGATGTCGGACCCGGTCAGCTTCCGCGAGCTGCAGACGGCGTTCCCCACCGTGTCGGGCTGGACGATGGGCAAGCCGAAGGGCGAGCGGATGACGGCGCCCGTGTCGTTCTCGCAGACCGAAGTCCGCTACACCAACGGCAGCAACGGGCAGATCGACGTCAAGATCGTCGACTCCGCCTTCAACCAGGTGCTGATCGCGCCGTGGGCGATGTTCCTCACCGCCGGCTACGAGAAGGAAACCGACGACGGCTACGAGAAGTCCACTACGCTGTCCGGCAATCCCGGCTTCGAGAAGTGGAACTCGGAGCGCAAGTCCGGCGAGCTGAACCTCGTGGTGGCGAAGCGCTTCCTCGTCACCGTCGAGGGCGACCGCGTGGACGACGTGAAGGTGCTCCAGGACGTGGCGGGCAAGGTGGATTTCGCGAAGCTCGCGTCGCTGGCCGCGGCCGCGCCCACCAAGTAGCTCACAGCCGGAAACCGGCCTTGAGCGGGTCGTCGGCGTCGACCAGGAACGTGTGCTCGCCCGTGATCCAGGCGCTGCCCGAGATCTCGGGCACGATGGCCGGGTGATCGCCGACGCGCAGGCGCCGGTGGATGCGTCCGTGGAAGCGCGTGCCGATCACGCTCTCGTGCACGAACGTGTCCGCGGCGGCGGGCAGCACGCCCATCTCGTCCAGCACCGCCATCACGGCGGCGGTCCCGCTGCCGCAGGGCGATCGGTCCACCTCCGCGTCCGCGAAGATGGTGACGTTCCGGAGGTGGGCGCCCTCCTCCCGCGCGGGGGCGGTGAAGATCGTCCCGTACACCCCGGTCAGGCCGGGCTCCTCGGGGTGGACCACCTTCATCACGCGCTCCACCTCGCGCGCGATGGCCATCCCCATCCGCTTCAGCTCCGGCAGCGCCGCGACGTCCACCGACAGCCCCACCGACTCGACGTCCACGATGGCGTAGAAGGCGCCGCCGAACGACACGTCGACGGTGCACATCCGTCCGCTCACCGTCAGCGGCACGCCCGGGGCCAGGACGAACGACGGCGGATTCAGGAACGACACGTCCGTGACGCGCGTGGCGCCGTCGACGAGGGCCGTGCGCGCCCGCGTCCGCACCGGCCCTGCCGGCACGTCGAGCGTCATCTCCACGATGCCCGCGCCCGGGCTCTGGCCGGCGTCCCACATCAGGCCCCGTTCGACCGCGATCGTGGCAACGGCGATGGTCCCGTGGCCGCACATCGTGCTCCAGCCCTCGTTGTGCATGAAGAGCACGCCGGCGTCGGCCCCCTCGGTGGCCGGCTCCGTCAGGAGCGCCCCGTACATGTCCGCGTGGCCGCGGGGCTCGAGCATGATCGCGCGGCGCAGGTGATCCAGGTGCTTGCGCGCCCACTCCCGCTTGTCGAGCATGGTGGCGCCCTCGGGCGCGGGCAGGCCGTCCACGACCAGGCGCAGGGGCTCGCCGGCCGTGTGAGCGTCGATGGTGCGGATTCGATGGATCATGCGTGGTCGGGACCGTACCACACCGGCCGTGCCGTGTGAACCGGCCGGGAGCCGCGCCACGTGAAGGCCTTCTACTCCGATCACTTCGTCCTGCCGCTGCCCGAGTCGCATCGCTTCCCGATGGCGAAGTACGCCCGCCTGCGCGAGCGCGTGGTGGCGGAGGGCGTGCTGGCGCCGGGCCACCTCGTGGAAGCGCCGCTCGCGCCGTGGGACGACCTCCGGCTCGTTCACGTCCCGGCGTACGTGGAGGCCGTGGCCAACGGCACCCTGCCGGCGGACATGCAGCGCCGGATCGGCTTTCCGTGGTCGCCGGGCATGGTGGAGCGGTCGCGCCGGTCCGTGGGCGCGACGATCGCGGCGGGGCGGGCGGCCCTTCTGGACGGCGTGGCCGCGAACCTCGCCGGCGGCACGCACCACGCCTTCGCGGACCGGGGCGAGGGCTACTGCGTGTTCAACGACGTGGCCGTCGCCACGCGCGCCCTCCAGCGGGAGGCGCGGGTGGACCACGTGGCCGTGATCGACCTCGACGTGCACCAGGGCAACGGCACGGCCGCCATCTTCCGCGACGATCCGTCGGTGTTCACCTTCTCGATGCACGGGGCCAAGAACTACCCGTTCCGGAAGGAGCAGAGCGACCTGGACGTGGAGCTCGCCGACGGCACGACCGACGCCGAGTACCTGGCCGCGCTCGACCGGCACCTGTCCGCGGTGCTCGAGCGCCATCGACCCGCCCTGGTCTTCTACCTGGCGGGGGCGGATCCGTTCGCGGGCGATCGGCTCGGACGCCTGGACCTGTCGAAGGCCGGCCTGGCCGCGCGCGACCGGATGGTGTTCGACCGCTGCCGCCTCGCCGGGATTCCCGTGGCGGTCACGATGAGTGGCGGCTATGCGCCGGACGTGGAGGACATCGTCGCCATCCACGTGAGCACGATCCGGGAAGCGGCGGCGAGCGCCGGCGCCTGGACACCCGACGCCTGACCTGTGCGAGGATGCCCGCATGTCCCAGCGCTTCCGCCTGCTCACCGAACAACACGTCGCCGCGCTGCTCCCGGCCGCGGACCTCGTGGACGCCATGGAAGTGGCGCTCACGCGCTTCTCGGGAGGCGAGGTGGTGCAGCCGGTGCGCACCGTGCTCACCGTGGGCCCCGAGAAGGCGTATTTCGGGGTGATGCCGGCCTACGTGGAGCAGCCGCCGCAGCTCGGCGCCAAGCTCGTCACGGTGTTCGGCCAGAACCTGGCGAAGGGCCTGCCCTCGCACCTGGCGACGATTCTCCTGCTGGACCCTGACACCGGCGGGCTCCTGGCCATCATGGACGGCCGCTACATCACCGAGGCGCGCACGGCGGCGGTCTCGGCCGTGTCGGCGCGGCACCTGTCGCGGCCGGACTCGGCGCGGCTCGCCATCCTCGGCACGGGCGTCCAGGCGCGGAGTCACCTCGAGGCCCTGGCGTCGGTCCGGCCCCTCACCGACATCCGCGTCTGGAGTCCCCAGGCCACGAGCCGCGAGCGCTTCGTCGCCGAGATGAGCGGCCACGTGCCGGGCCGACTGACGGCGGCGGACTCGGCGGAGGCTGCGGTCCGGGAGGCCGACATCGTCGTGCTGGTCACGTCGTCGCCGACGCCGGTCGTGGAGGATGCCTGGGTGGCCCCGGGCGCGCACGTCATCTCCGTCGGGGCGTGCCGGCCCGACCAGCGGGAGATGGCGCCGGCGCTCGTCGCCCGTGGCCGGGTGTTCGTGGACTCGAAGGCCGCCGCGCTGGTGGAGGCCGGCGACGTCGTGCAGGGCATCCGCGAGGGCCGCTTCACCGACGCGCACGTGGCCGGCGAGCTCGGCCATGTGGTGGCCGGCCGTTTGGAAGGCCGTCAGGACGCCGGCCAGGTGACGATCTTCAAGTCCCTGGGCATGGCCGTGGAGGACGTGGTGGCCGCCGACCTGGCCTACCGGCGCGCGGTCGAGACGGGCGCCGGGACCGAGCTGGTCCTCTGAACCGGGGCACGGCCCGTTTCGTCAAGGAATGATGATGGCCTCGCGCACGCGCAAGTGGCTCCCCATCGTCGCCGGCATCGCGATCCTGCTGGTGTTCGTGGTGATCGGCCTGGCGGCCGTCAGCGTGGCCTGGTTCCGCCAGAACCTGGACGTCACGCACGACACCAGCCGGACCGAGGCCACCCAGGCGTTCGAGGACGCCCGGCGCCAGTACGCCGATCAGCGTCCCCTCGTGGAGTTCGGCGACGACCGCCGCCCCGAGTTCGTCAAGGGCATCGAGACCCGGAAGAACGCCGGCACCGTGTCCTCCATCCACGTCCTGGCCTGGGATGCCGACGAGGACTCGCTGGTCTCGCTCTCGCTGCCCATGTGGCTGCTCCGCCTGAAGCGGGGGCCGATCATGGTGGGCGAATACGTGTCGGGCTTCGACGATCGCGGCGTGCGCCTCACGCCCGAGGACCTCGAGAAGTACGGTCCGGGCGTGGTGTTCGAGTACGAGTCGCGGTCCGGCGACCGCGTGCTGCTGACCACGCAGTAAGAGCCGAGGCGGCCCGGCGCCGGTCAGCGCGCCGTCAGCCAGAGGTGCCCGGCCACGAAGGCCAGGAACACGGCGAACGCCCGCTGCAGGTCGCGCGCCGGCAGCCTGAGCGCCACGTGCGCGCCCAGCCACGCGCCCACGACCAGTCCCAGCGCGATCCAGGCCGCGGGCCCGATCTGCACGTAGCCGTGCCGGTAGTAGTACCACGCGCCGAGTGCGCCGACCGGCAGGAGCAGCGACGCGAGTGACGTGCCCGTGGCCGTTTCCGGCGCCATTTTCGTCACCAGGATCAGGGCCGGCACGATCACGACGCCGCCGCCGATGCCGAACAGCCCGGAAAGGAGGCCTGCAACCAGGCCGATCGTCAGATAGTCCACGGAGGCTCCTGCGAAGAAGTCGGTGCGCTTGTGCCCTGCGGCCAGGGCCTGGAGCGATCGTGCCACACGACGCACGGCCGCGTCCGCCGTTGTCGCACGGCGCTCGTGACAGCGCTGTCAGCCGCGGGATTTCGGCCGCTTGTGCACGGGCACGGCGCGCCGGATGCGGCGGA from Vicinamibacterales bacterium harbors:
- a CDS encoding carbonic anhydrase; translated protein: MQTRSFRTQGLTRVSLSAVALVAATSLVSTAPASEGADPLVRLRAGNERFVKGANAEVPLGQGARQPLTQGQHPFAMVLSCADSRVPPEYIFNAGLGELFVIRSAGEVMDHSVAASLEYGAEHLHIPLLVVMGHESCGAVTAASQAEHGEGPNLDYLVTHIRAGIQRTPEEQHDLRTLILANVEQVINDALTGSSILRGASAAGHLKVVGAYYELATGRVIFSEPVGATTTVAAHK
- a CDS encoding proline racemase family protein; translation: MIHRIRTIDAHTAGEPLRLVVDGLPAPEGATMLDKREWARKHLDHLRRAIMLEPRGHADMYGALLTEPATEGADAGVLFMHNEGWSTMCGHGTIAVATIAVERGLMWDAGQSPGAGIVEMTLDVPAGPVRTRARTALVDGATRVTDVSFLNPPSFVLAPGVPLTVSGRMCTVDVSFGGAFYAIVDVESVGLSVDVAALPELKRMGMAIAREVERVMKVVHPEEPGLTGVYGTIFTAPAREEGAHLRNVTIFADAEVDRSPCGSGTAAVMAVLDEMGVLPAAADTFVHESVIGTRFHGRIHRRLRVGDHPAIVPEISGSAWITGEHTFLVDADDPLKAGFRL
- a CDS encoding histone deacetylase; this encodes MKAFYSDHFVLPLPESHRFPMAKYARLRERVVAEGVLAPGHLVEAPLAPWDDLRLVHVPAYVEAVANGTLPADMQRRIGFPWSPGMVERSRRSVGATIAAGRAALLDGVAANLAGGTHHAFADRGEGYCVFNDVAVATRALQREARVDHVAVIDLDVHQGNGTAAIFRDDPSVFTFSMHGAKNYPFRKEQSDLDVELADGTTDAEYLAALDRHLSAVLERHRPALVFYLAGADPFAGDRLGRLDLSKAGLAARDRMVFDRCRLAGIPVAVTMSGGYAPDVEDIVAIHVSTIREAAASAGAWTPDA
- a CDS encoding ornithine cyclodeaminase family protein — protein: MSQRFRLLTEQHVAALLPAADLVDAMEVALTRFSGGEVVQPVRTVLTVGPEKAYFGVMPAYVEQPPQLGAKLVTVFGQNLAKGLPSHLATILLLDPDTGGLLAIMDGRYITEARTAAVSAVSARHLSRPDSARLAILGTGVQARSHLEALASVRPLTDIRVWSPQATSRERFVAEMSGHVPGRLTAADSAEAAVREADIVVLVTSSPTPVVEDAWVAPGAHVISVGACRPDQREMAPALVARGRVFVDSKAAALVEAGDVVQGIREGRFTDAHVAGELGHVVAGRLEGRQDAGQVTIFKSLGMAVEDVVAADLAYRRAVETGAGTELVL
- a CDS encoding sulfite exporter TauE/SafE family protein, with product MARSLQALAAGHKRTDFFAGASVDYLTIGLVAGLLSGLFGIGGGVVIVPALILVTKMAPETATGTSLASLLLPVGALGAWYYYRHGYVQIGPAAWIALGLVVGAWLGAHVALRLPARDLQRAFAVFLAFVAGHLWLTAR